The genomic DNA GAGGTAGCTACTGAGCGTTTTGGCAGTATCCTTGGCAATTTGCCTGAGATCCATAGGCAGCGGGGGAATGAAGGATGAGGCATGAGGTAAGAATAACAGCTAATTCCAGTTTGGCTAGAACGAGACTGCGATCGCCGCTCCGCCTATCCTCCATTCCTGCTGCGAATTAGATCTGGGAATTAGATGGTGTCCTGAGCTTCAAACTCGAACTTGATTTCCTTCCACAGTTCGCAAGCCGTTGCCAGTTCAGGAGACCAGCGGCAAGCTTCACGGATGATGTCGCCACCTTCACGCATCAGGTTACGACCTTCGTTCCGGGCTTGAACGCAAGCTTCCAGAGCCACACGGTTTGCCGTAGCACCAGGCGCGTTACCCCAGGGGTGACCCAGCGTACCACCACCGAACTGAAGCACGGAGTCGTCGCCGAAGATTTCAACCAGCGCAGGCATGTGCCACACGTGGATACCACCGGACGCAACTGCCATCACGCCAGGCATGGAAGCCCAGTCTTGAGTGAAGTAAATACCCTTCGAGCGGTCTTGCTCCACATAGTTCTCACGCAGCAGATCCACGAAACCGAGGGTCACTGCCTGGTCGCCCTCCAGCTTACCCACAACGGTTCCGGTGTGGATGTGGTCACCACCGGACATCCGCAGACACTTCGCCAGAACGCGGAAGTGCATCCCGTGGTTCTTCTGACGGTCGATCACAGCGTGCATTGCGCGGTGGATGTGCAGCAGAACGCCATTGTCGCGGCACCACTTAGACAGGGTAGTGTTTGCGGTGAAGCCTGCGGTCAAGAAGTCGTGCATGATGATGGGCATACCGAGTTCTTTCGCGTACTCAGCCCGCTTCAGCATTTCTTCGCAGGTTGCAGCGGTCACGTTTAAGTAGTGACCCTTGATTTCACCCGTCTCAGCCTGTGCTTTGTGGATGGCTTCAGCAACAAAGGTGAAACGATCGCGCCAGCGCTGGAACGGCTGGGAGTTGATGTTCTCGTCGTCCTTCGTGAAGTCCAGACCGCCGCGCAGACACTCATATACTGCACGACCGTAGTTCTTCGCAGACAGACCGAGCTTCGGCTTAATCGTACAGCCCAGCAGCGGACGACCGTACTTGTTGATCTTGTCGCGCTCAACCTGAATTCCGTGGGGAGGTCCCTGGAATGTCTTCAGGTAAGCCACGGGAATCCGCAGGTCTTCCAGACGCAGAGCTTTCAGCGCTTTGAAACCGAACACGTTACCCACGATCGAGGTCAGCATGTTGGTGACAGAGCCTTCCTCGAACAGATCCAGAGGATAAGCAATGTACGCGATGAACTGGTTGTCTTCGCCAGGAACGGGTTCGATATCGTAGCAGCGACCCTTGTAGCGATCGAGATCCGTCAGCAGGTCCGTCCAAACGGTTGTCCAGGTTCCGGTGGAGGATTCAGCGGCAACAGCTGCGCCAGCTTCTTCATAAGGAACTCCAGGCTGAGGAGTCACACGGAACGCTGCCAGGATGTCCGTATCCTTCGGCGTGTAGTCAGGCGTGTAATAGGTCAAGCGATAGTCTTTTACGCCTGCCTGATACCCAGCTTTGGTCTGGGTTTTAGTTTGAGAGTACGACATGATTTCCCTTCCTGTGAATCACTTCGATCCGAACGCGAAATCCGAACTTTGAAAAATCCGAACCTAGAAACCCCGCCCTGCCCAACCGCGACTTGCAAACGCAATTCCTGAGAACACCTCGTAGGAACTACGCCAAGCAGGCAACTATTGCATCAAGACACCATCGAGCAAACTAGGTCTGCGTCAATTTGAGCTATCAACAGCCACAAAAGCCACAAAAATTTTGCTGTGCCGATTCAGTCGGTCTTGAGTCAGGGCAAATCAACTGGCAACTTTAATAATATCTTTATGTCTGCCCTGTTCACGGGTTCATTCAAAAATATATCAGGAATGTAATAAGTGTATATTTGAATCTTCTTAGTTTACAGATAATGATTATTTATCTATTTGTCGATCGGTAACGCCTAAAACAGGATTAATTTGCTGGTTCTGTTTGTCTGACTGGCGTTCCGGGTTTTCCGTCTCTATAAGTGTGTTCACTGCGATAAATTTTAAGAAATGTTAAGCAGTCTGCACCACCTTTTTAATACAGAGTGTGGTCATCCTGTCAAGCTATTCGATCGCCTGAATTAGGCACTGTTTCAAGGCTTCGGGCAATTCGGTTTTCTCCCGCCCATCGGTTTTGATGCACACATGAATCGTGTGAGCGGTCGCTGCGATCGGATTGGATTCGGTTTTCTGAGAAAGAAGGATTGTGTAATCTAACCGGAATTTACTGGCTTTAATTTCAGTCGGTTTAAGCTGCACTTGAATGACATCACCGCAGCGCATCGGGTGCAAAAAGTCAACACTTGCATGAACAATTGGAACGGCGATCGATCGACCGGAAAAGAATTCTTTTAAGTTCATTCCGCCGAATGCCAGTAATGCCTCATAGCTTTCGTGGCAAATGGATAGGACGTTGGCAAAGTAGACGACTCCGGCGGCATCGGTATCGCTGAAGTGAATGGTGCGATCGTAGGTGAAGGGCATTTTTGGACTCTACCACGCATTTGATCGCCTTCTGGGAAACCTGAGTCAAAATCTGCTGTAGTACGGAGGTTTCTCGATCGCCTCCGATGCCATACATTAAGTAAGCACTCTCAGGGAAGTATTTTCCTAACCGCCCACGTCACTCGATTCCTCCTATGTCTGCGACCCAACAGCCTGCAACGTCCCATTCCGCTCAAACTAATGCTCAGTCGCGTGTTGAAGAACTGCGAAGAGTTATTCAAAAAGCGAGCTACGACTATTACGTGCTGGACAATCCGACGCTGCCAGATGAGGTGTACGATCGCCTCTACCGTGAACTGCAAGAGCTAGAAAAGCAGCATCCAGAACTGATTACGCCGGATAGTCCGACTCAGCGGGTGGGGGAACGTCCGGCGGCGCGATTTAATTCGGTGAAGCATAATGTTCCGCTGTACAGCCTGGAAAACGCCTTTAATATTGCGGAGTTTGGCAACTGGCAGGAGCGGTGGCGGCGAGTTGCGCCCGATGTGCAGTCGTTTGAGTATGTGTGTGAACTGAAGATCGACGGAAATGCGCTGGCTCTGACCTACGAGAATGGGGTGCTGGTGCGGGGGGCGACGCGGGGAGACGGAATTACTGGGGAAGACGTGACGCAAAACGTGAAGACGATTCGATCGATTCCGCTGCGGTTAAATCTGGATAATCCGCCGCCGATCGTAGAAGTCCGGGGTGAGGCGTTTTTGTCTCTGGAAGTATTTGAGCAGATTAACAAAGAGCGGGAGCAGGCGGGTGAGGCTCTGTTTGCCAATCCCAGGAATGCGACGGCTGGGACGCTGAGACAACTGGATTCAAAGGTGGTGGCAAAACGGCGATTAGACTTTTTTGCCTACACGCTGCAAATTCCCGGAATGTTGAGTGAGGGAGTGCAGGAAGAGGCTCCGCCTGCGGAAAGTTCGATCGCTGTAAGTTCAGAGAGTCCAGGTGGGCAGCTTGGATTGTTTGATGGTGACGGAGGACAATCGCCTGCCAATGGCGAATTTAAGATTCCTCAGACGCAGATTGATTCGCTGGATGTGCTGTCCCAGATGGGCTTTAAGGTGAATCCGAATCGGGTACTGTGCAAATCCCTGGAGGAAGTGGGGGATTACTACGATCGCTTCTCGACAGAACGGCTGAATCTGCCCTACATGACCGATGGGGTGGTGGT from Leptolyngbya ohadii IS1 includes the following:
- a CDS encoding form I ribulose bisphosphate carboxylase large subunit, which codes for MSYSQTKTQTKAGYQAGVKDYRLTYYTPDYTPKDTDILAAFRVTPQPGVPYEEAGAAVAAESSTGTWTTVWTDLLTDLDRYKGRCYDIEPVPGEDNQFIAYIAYPLDLFEEGSVTNMLTSIVGNVFGFKALKALRLEDLRIPVAYLKTFQGPPHGIQVERDKINKYGRPLLGCTIKPKLGLSAKNYGRAVYECLRGGLDFTKDDENINSQPFQRWRDRFTFVAEAIHKAQAETGEIKGHYLNVTAATCEEMLKRAEYAKELGMPIIMHDFLTAGFTANTTLSKWCRDNGVLLHIHRAMHAVIDRQKNHGMHFRVLAKCLRMSGGDHIHTGTVVGKLEGDQAVTLGFVDLLRENYVEQDRSKGIYFTQDWASMPGVMAVASGGIHVWHMPALVEIFGDDSVLQFGGGTLGHPWGNAPGATANRVALEACVQARNEGRNLMREGGDIIREACRWSPELATACELWKEIKFEFEAQDTI
- a CDS encoding acyl-CoA thioesterase gives rise to the protein MPFTYDRTIHFSDTDAAGVVYFANVLSICHESYEALLAFGGMNLKEFFSGRSIAVPIVHASVDFLHPMRCGDVIQVQLKPTEIKASKFRLDYTILLSQKTESNPIAATAHTIHVCIKTDGREKTELPEALKQCLIQAIE